The proteins below come from a single Mycobacterium parmense genomic window:
- a CDS encoding MFS transporter, translating to MTNSSRGPAFLILFATMTATGGTGISLVAFPWLALQHDGSARDASIVAAAMTVPLVISTLVAGTAVDFFGRRPVSLVSDSLSGLAVAAVPLLAWFLGGHAVNVAGLAVLAFFSAAFDPAGATARQSMLPEAAARAGWSLDRTNSVYEAILNLAYILGPGIGGLMIATVGGVNTMWVTAGCFGFSFLGIAALRLEGAGRPHHATRPEGLASGIAEGVRFVWNLRVLRTLGLIDLVVTALYLPMESVLFPKYFSDHHQPAQLGWALMALGVGGVAGALGYAVLSNRTRRRTAVLTATLTFGAATTGIAFLPPLPVILVLCAVTGLVYGPIQPIYNYVMQTRAPRHLRGRVVGVMTGLTYAAGPLGLLVAGPLADAAGLEATFLTLAVPILVVGAVACALPSLRELDGAPEVAGQP from the coding sequence CCGTGGCTGGCCCTGCAGCACGACGGCAGCGCGCGCGACGCGTCCATCGTGGCCGCCGCCATGACCGTGCCGTTGGTGATCTCCACGCTGGTGGCCGGTACGGCCGTCGACTTCTTCGGGCGCCGCCCGGTGTCGCTGGTCTCCGACTCCCTGTCGGGGCTGGCCGTGGCCGCCGTCCCGCTGCTCGCCTGGTTCCTCGGTGGCCACGCCGTCAACGTCGCCGGGCTCGCCGTCCTGGCGTTCTTCTCGGCCGCGTTCGATCCCGCCGGGGCCACGGCGCGCCAGTCGATGCTGCCGGAGGCCGCCGCCCGCGCCGGCTGGTCGCTGGACCGCACCAACAGCGTCTACGAGGCGATCCTCAACCTCGCGTACATCCTGGGCCCGGGCATCGGCGGGCTGATGATCGCCACCGTGGGCGGCGTCAACACCATGTGGGTCACGGCGGGGTGCTTCGGGTTCTCCTTCCTCGGCATCGCGGCGTTGCGGCTCGAGGGCGCCGGCAGGCCGCACCACGCGACCCGGCCCGAGGGCTTGGCGTCCGGGATCGCCGAGGGCGTCCGGTTCGTCTGGAACCTGCGGGTGCTGCGCACGCTCGGCCTGATCGACCTGGTCGTCACCGCGCTGTATCTGCCGATGGAGAGCGTGCTGTTTCCCAAGTACTTCAGCGACCATCACCAGCCCGCCCAGCTGGGCTGGGCGCTGATGGCGCTCGGGGTCGGCGGCGTGGCGGGCGCGCTCGGCTACGCCGTGCTCTCGAACCGCACGCGGCGGCGCACGGCCGTGCTGACCGCCACCCTGACCTTCGGCGCCGCGACGACCGGCATCGCCTTCCTGCCGCCGCTGCCGGTCATCCTCGTGCTGTGCGCGGTGACCGGACTGGTCTACGGGCCGATCCAGCCGATCTACAACTACGTCATGCAGACCCGCGCGCCGCGCCACCTGCGCGGCCGGGTGGTCGGGGTGATGACGGGACTGACCTACGCGGCGGGCCCGCTCGGCTTGCTGGTCGCCGGCCCGCTGGCCGACGCCGCCGGGCTCGAGGCCACCTTCCTGACGCTGGCGGTGCCCATCCTGGTGGTCGGCGCCGTTGCGTGCGCGCTGCCCTCGCTGCGCGAGCTCGACGGGGCCCCGGAGGTGGCCGGACAACCGTAG